CGGTCACTTCCCGATGCAGAAGGTGGCGAAGATCCGGCCCAGCACGGCCTCGGGGTCGATGCGGCCGGTGATCCGGTCCAGGGCCCGGGCCGCGAGGCGCACGTCCTCGGCGGCCAGCTCCACATGCTCATCGTGGCCGATGGCGTGGCGCAGGCGCTCGGACGCTTCCGCCAGCAGCTCGCGGTGCCGCAGCCGCGTGGCCGCGGGCGGCTCGCCCCCGCCGAGCGACTCCACCACCCGCTCGGACAGAGTCTCCTTCAGCCAGGCCATGTCGCCGGGGCCCCTGGCGGTGACCTCGGCCGCGGGAATCCCGATCCGCCGGGCCACCTCGGCCGCCCAGGCGCCCGCGTTACCGACGGGCAGGTCCCGCTTGGTGATCAGGCACAGGTCTCCCTCCCCGATCTCGGCCGGCAGGTCCGGGGTCTCCTCCGACGAGCCGTCCACCAGCCACAGGCGCAGGTCGGCCCCCTCGGCCCAGGCTCGGGCCCGGCGCACCCCCTCGGCCTCGATCTCGTCGGCGGTGTCGCGCAGGCCCGCGGTGTCGGCCATCAGGACCTTGTAGCCGGCGAGCACCATCGGAACCTCGATGACGTCGCGGGTGGTCCCGGGCGTGGCGGTGACGATGGCGGCCTCGCGGCCAGCGAGGGCGTTCAGCAGGGTGCTCTTGCCGGCGTTCGGCGCGCCCACCAGGGCGATGCGGAAGCCCTCCCGCACCCGCTCGCCGCGGGCCGCGTCGGCCGCAGCCGCCTCGATCTCGGCCGCCAGGGTCTCCAGCACCGGCCGGGCGCGGGCGGCCACGTCGGCCGGCACCTCCTCGTCGGGGAAGTCCACGGCCGCCTCGAACAGGGCCAGGGCCTCGGTCAGGGCCTCGCGCCAGCGGGCCTGCACCTGCGACAGCCGGCCGCCCAGCTGCTCCAGAGCCTGG
The Phenylobacterium zucineum HLK1 genome window above contains:
- the mnmE gene encoding tRNA uridine-5-carboxymethylaminomethyl(34) synthesis GTPase MnmE, whose product is MSDTIFAPATAPGRAAVAVVRVSGPRTQTAVRTLAGDLPEPRRASVRRLFDADGGEIDQALVLWFPGPGSYTGEDAAEFHVHGGTAVTGALVEALAGLGLRLAEPGEFTRRAFENGKLDLAQAEGVADLIDSETEGQRRQALEQLGGRLSQVQARWREALTEALALFEAAVDFPDEEVPADVAARARPVLETLAAEIEAAAADAARGERVREGFRIALVGAPNAGKSTLLNALAGREAAIVTATPGTTRDVIEVPMVLAGYKVLMADTAGLRDTADEIEAEGVRRARAWAEGADLRLWLVDGSSEETPDLPAEIGEGDLCLITKRDLPVGNAGAWAAEVARRIGIPAAEVTARGPGDMAWLKETLSERVVESLGGGEPPAATRLRHRELLAEASERLRHAIGHDEHVELAAEDVRLAARALDRITGRIDPEAVLGRIFATFCIGK